DNA from Flavobacteriales bacterium:
GATCTGCGGATAGGGTCCTGTGCCGCCGAAAGCCGCGTTCGCCCGGAAGCTGCAGTGATAGGTCTGTCCAGGCACCATCGGTGTCAGCAATGGGACCATCAGCCATTCACGTTGCTCGGTCGATCCGTCGGTATGGTACGTGATCAGGCCCGCACAATTCGCTCCCTCGTAAGGATACTGAAAGGTGAGGAAGTTGAATGGTAGGCTGTTGATCCCTCCATACGGCAAGCAGCTCATGAAGTGATCCGGGGTGACGTTGGCGCTGTACCAGTGGGTCGGGCCAGCCCCTTGTGGGAAGATCCCGATCCCCAACCAACAGCTATCGGTCTCCTCGAACCCCGGGTTGGGCACCAGGTTCTGCGCTTCGCAGCGCGGGGCAGCAACGAACAACAGGCAGTGCACGCCAAGCACCAGTGCCAAGCGGCACCACCTGTTGTTCATCGCGTTGGAGGTCATCGATCGTTGTTCGTATCGGCCGGGAGCACCCTTCGCCCTTCGACATGCTCAGGGCTCAGGGTGGCATCGTCCCGGTCCGTCTTCCGCTCCTTTCAAGTCCTTGTCCGTCGCGGGATGCGGCAAGGCTCCGCCAAGAGACCGTGTATGCACGGCCCGGTGCTGCCGGGGTGGCTCAGCGGTGGCACCTTATCTTCGCGCTGCTCTGTTTCGTTTGCCTTTTTAGCGAGGGTTAGGTGGGACATGAGCGGGCTTCGAGGGCCTCAGCCCGCGGAGTTCGGCCCTCGGTGTTCGCGCACCGGGGGCTTTTTCGTGGCGGCCTTTGCAGGCCGTTTCATTGTAGAGAGAGAGAGAGAGAGAGAGAGAGAGAGCTTCCACCGTCGCGGTGAGCATCCGCCTTTCGCGCTGCAGGGCACACGCAAGCAATCCCTCTGGATCGCACCGCCCTTGGGCCGCTGGTGCGGGTGAAGCACGCATCCGATGGGCACCGAAGGAATCTCATAATGAACGAATATAGGTGATGGATTCAGATATGCCAGCGCACCGTCGATTGTTCCTTGTGGAATTCATATTCGATAGACGTTGCACGAACAGCCGATCAGGACGGTTGCGGCACTGAGGTGCAGAGTCCTCTACGAGAGACACGGCCCAGGCTGAAGTTCACCCCCGGGTTGTCGCTCCAATGCAGCACCATGTCCGTATTGTCAGCCCCGTTCGCCTTCTGCCCCAGGTAGCCGTGGTCGCGGTTGCCCGTGAGGGTGACCCCGTTGCGCATCCATGGCCGGTGGCTGCCCTGCTGCGGCGTGGTGCCATCGCTCAAATGCAGGCGGCTGAAGGGGCCCGGATTGCCGTTCCAGATCGTACCCGTGGGGCAGAGGCCCAGGTAGCCGCTCGCATCCTGCGGGGGGAAGGCACCGATGGTTGTGGTCCACGAGGGATTCAAGCGCATCCGGTGGATGGCGCTGGTGTAGAAGTCGATCGGCTGGTTCAGATTATGCGGCACCCGCAGCGGGAAGTTATTGGCCCCGTTGTTATTCCATCCCAGGAAATCGGTTCCGGCGCCAGCCACATTGCCGGGTGTGGTGGATTGCCCGACCACCTTGCCGGTCGTTAGCAACAGCGCACCGAGGATAAGGTGCTGCAAGAAACTCTTCGCTCTCATGTCCTTTCGTGTTAGGTGTTCACTGAAAAGGACCGGAACGATGCGCCCTATTCGGCCAATACGAACTTGAACGACTCCATCTTGCCCTGATACACCATGCGCAGCCCATACGCGCCGCGCGCCCAACTCCCCACCTCCAGCACCCAGTGATTGCCGGTGATACGGCCCTGCCACAGCACGCGCCCCACCGCATCCAGCACCTGCGCTTCAGCCCCTGCCCGTTGCCCCACGATCACTTGATCTTGCGCAGGATTCGGGAACAGTATCGGTCCCGCTGCCGCGCCGTCGCCCACCCCTTGCCCCAGATCGCAACCCTCCGGGCTGGCCGAAACACAGACCGCATCCACCAGAGTGTAGGCGCGAGGCAACCAATACCAGGGAACCCCTTGCGGTGAGAAATGCAGCGTATCCGTCAAGGCATTGCTGAAGAACTGCCCGATCATCAGGTACTGGTAGGCACTGTCCGCCACAAAGCTGCCGCTCACCAGGGTCCAGCCCACCGTATCGCTAAGGATCTGCGGATACAGGATGTGCGCCTGATTAGGCGGCACCGGATAGGGATTGGGGGCATTCCATGCAGGCATGGCCGTGGTGGTGAAGCGCATGCCCACCTTATCATTGGCCAGCCAATGTTGGGGATAGGTGTGATTGCCTCCAAACGCCGCATTCACCCGGAAGCTGCCGTAGTAGGTCTGCCCAATCACCAAGGGTTCCAGTAAAGGAGCCATGATCCATTCCCGGTACTCCGTCTGGCCATTCTGCAAGTAGGTGTACACTCCCGCGCAAGACTCGCCCTCGAACGGCTCCTGATAGGTGAAGAAATTCATGGGCAGCCCTCGGAAATCCCCGTAAGGCAAACAGCTACGCAGATGATCCGGGCTTCCGTTCACGCTGTACCAATCATGGATGCCTGCGAAGGGAGGCAGCTGATCAGAGCAGCTATCCGCCTCCTCGAACCCCGGGTTGGGCACCAGGTTCTGCGCTTCGCAGCGCGGGGCAGCAACGAACAACAGGCAGTGCACGCCAAGCACCAGTGCCAAGCGGCACCACCTGTTGTTCATCGCGTTGGAGGTCATCGTCGTTTCTCGTATCGGCCGGGAGCATCGCCCCGGTCCTCTTCCGCTCCTTTCAAGTCCTTGCCCGTCGCGGGTTGCGGCAAGGCTCCGCTGAAAGACCGTGTATGCACGGCCCGGCGCTGCCTGGAGGGCTCAGCGGTGGCACCTTATCTTCGCGCTGCTCTGTTTCGTTTGCCTTTTAGCGAGGGTTAGGTGTGACATGAGCGGGCTTCGAGGGCCTCAGCCCGCGGAGTTCGGCCCTCGGTGTTCGCGCACCGGGGGCTTTTTCGTGGCGGCCTTTGCAGGCCGTGTCATTGTAGAGAGAGAGAGAGAGAGAGAGAGAGAGAGAGAGAGAGAGAGAGAGAGAGAGAGAGAGAGAGAGAGAGAGAGCTTCCACCGTCGCGGTGAGCATCCGCCTTTCGCGCTGCAGGGCACACGTAAGCAATCCCTCTGGAGCGCATCGCCCTTGGGCCGCTGGTGCGGGTGAAGCACGCATCCGATGGGCACCGAAGGAATCTCATGATGAACGAATATAGGTGATGGAACCAGATATGCCAGCGCACCGTCGATTGCTCCTTGTGGAATTCATATTCGATACACGTTGCAGGAACAGCCGATCAGGACGGTTGCGGCACTGAGGTGCAGAGTCCTCTACGAGAGACACGGCCCAGGCTGAAGTTCACCCCCGGGTTGTCGCTCCAATGCAGCACCATGTCCGTATTGTCAGCCCCGTTCGCCTTCTGCCCCAGGTAGCCGTGATCGCGGTTGCCCGTGAGGGTGACCCCGTTGCGCATCCATGGCCGGTGGCTGCCCTGCTGCGGCGTGGTGCCATCGCTCAAATGCAGGCGGCTGAAGGGGCCCGGATTGCCGTTCCAGATCGTACCCGTGGGGCAGAGGCCCAGGTAGCCGCTCGCATCCTGCGGGGGGAAGGCACCGATGGTTGTGGTCCACGAGGGATTCAAGCGCATCCGGTGGATGGCGCTGGTGTAGAAGTCGATCGGCTGGTTCGCGTCGTTCCTTACCTCCAGGATCTGGTTCGCACCGGCGTTCCAGCCTACGAAAAAACCTGGCCCACCATTGTTGTTCGGTACAGATACTTGTGAGAAGACTTGTTGGCTAACAAGCCCGAGCACACCCCAAGCCAGGTGTCTCGTCCAGTTCTTCGTGTTCATGTCCGTTCGTGTTGTTGGTTCACTGAAAGGACCGGAACAATGCGCCTATTCGGCCAATACGAACTTCACGACCTGCACACTTCGTACACCATGCACCTGGATCACGTATGCACCGCGCGCCCACGCTCCCACATCCAACGCGAAGCGATCATGCTGCACCCTGCCGCTCCACACCCGCTTGCCCAGCATGTCCAGCACCACCGCATCGCGCCCGGCCGCATTACCGATCACCAGCATAGCGCTGGCCGGGTTCGGATACACGAAGGGGACTGCCGTGCCCAACTCCTCCATGCCCTGGCTGCGCTCACAACCGTCCGGATCGGGTGACACGCACACCGCATCCACCAGTGTGTAACTGAACCTCCCCCACTCGGGTACGTTCGGAGCAAGATGAAGTGTATCAGTGAGCGCATTGCTGAAGAAGTTGCCGATCATCAGGTAGGTGTAAGCACTGTCAGCCACGAAGCTGCCGCTCACCTGGGTCCAGCCCACCGTATCGCTCAGGATCTGCGGATACAGGATGTGCGCCTGGTTCAAGGCCGCAGGATAGGGATCACCATAGTTCCATGGCCGATCATAGGTGGTGAAGAGCATGCCCAGTTCACTGCTGGCCAGCCAATTCTGTGGGTTCTGACCATTACCTGCGAATGCCGCATTCGCCCGGAAGCTGCAGTAGTAGGTCTGGCCTGGCACCAGGGTGTTCAGCAAGGGCACCATCAGCCATTCGCGCTGCTCTTGTCCGGTATGCCCATCGTAGGTGAAGATACCTGCGCAGGAATTCCCCTCGAAGGAATGCTGGAAGGTGAAGATGTTCAAGGGCAAGCCGTTGGCAGTACCGTAAGGCTGGC
Protein-coding regions in this window:
- a CDS encoding T9SS type A sorting domain-containing protein, encoding MTSNAMNNRWCRLALVLGVHCLLFVAAPRCEAQNLVPNPGFEEADSCSDQLPPFAGIHDWYSVNGSPDHLRSCLPYGDFRGLPMNFFTYQEPFEGESCAGVYTYLQNGQTEYREWIMAPLLEPLVIGQTYYGSFRVNAAFGGNHTYPQHWLANDKVGMRFTTTAMPAWNAPNPYPVPPNQAHILYPQILSDTVGWTLVSGSFVADSAYQYLMIGQFFSNALTDTLHFSPQGVPWYWLPRAYTLVDAVCVSASPEGCDLGQGVGDGAAAGPILFPNPAQDQVIVGQRAGAEAQVLDAVGRVLWQGRITGNHWVLEVGSWARGAYGLRMVYQGKMESFKFVLAE
- a CDS encoding T9SS type A sorting domain-containing protein yields the protein MTTRAMNLTWPGASLGLVLGCLGFVAALRCEAQNLVPNPGFEETDSCTFGLGLGALHHWYSAYLTPDHLQSCQPYGTANGLPLNIFTFQHSFEGNSCAGIFTYDGHTGQEQREWLMVPLLNTLVPGQTYYCSFRANAAFAGNGQNPQNWLASSELGMLFTTYDRPWNYGDPYPAALNQAHILYPQILSDTVGWTQVSGSFVADSAYTYLMIGNFFSNALTDTLHLAPNVPEWGRFSYTLVDAVCVSPDPDGCERSQGMEELGTAVPFVYPNPASAMLVIGNAAGRDAVVLDMLGKRVWSGRVQHDRFALDVGAWARGAYVIQVHGVRSVQVVKFVLAE